In the Helianthus annuus cultivar XRQ/B chromosome 11, HanXRQr2.0-SUNRISE, whole genome shotgun sequence genome, one interval contains:
- the LOC110891510 gene encoding phospholipase D alpha 1 gives MAPHLLHGTIHATIFEVDRLHSGWDFNACFKPTSQGRGKKFLSQVKRMILCSPEVVGSKIYATVDLEKARVARTRMIETETTNPRWYESFHIYCAHNVSNIIFTVKDDNPVGAILIGRAYLPVEEVLNENDVDRWLEILDEDHKPIQGRSRIHVTLKYVSVERDSHWSQGIKSPTFGGIPYTFFRQREGCEVTLYPDAHIFDDKITTYLVSAGYYWPQRCWEDIFDAISNAQHLIYITGWSVYTKIVLIRDPRRPKPGGNLTLGELLKRKAEDGVNVLMLVWDDRTSVEALKKDGLMATHDQETGDYFRGTKVHCVLCPRDPDDKESYVQGVQVATMFTHHQKTIVVDSDNPGDQSGLRRIVGFVGGIDLCDGRYDTRDHSLFRTLKDVHHDDFHQPNFTGAAISKGGPREPWHDIHCRLDGPIAWDVLYNFEQRWTKQVGSQFLFTLPELDKFITHPAPHATSNDNTWNVQLFRSIDGGAVSGFPEKPEEALMSGLVTGKNNVIDRSIQDAYINAIRRAKNFIYIENQYFVGSSYDWKTSNEFKIEDIAALNLIPKELSLKIVSKIMANERFAVYIVIPMWPEGIPESGSVQAILDWQRRTMEMMYKDVASAIRAKGLEADPRDYLSFFCLGNREVKKPGEYEPPEKPEPDSDYSRAQESRRFMIYVHAKMMIVDDEYIIIGSANINQRSMDGARDTEIAIGGYQPNHIVDQWPARGVIYGLRVALWLEHLDEINEFYLHPESLDSIRKVNAIADRNWNLYTNPTFDEDLPGHLLRYPVAISDVGDVTALPGFEFFPDTKARVLGTRSVHLPPILTT, from the exons ATGGCTCCTCATTTACTCCACGGAACCATTCATGCCACTATTTTTGAGGTCGATAGGTTACATAGCGGATGGGATTTCAACGCTTGTTTCAAG CCAACAAGTCAAGGAAGAGGGAAAAAGTTCTTATCTCAAGTGAAGAGAATGATACTTTGTAGCCCCGAG gtTGTCGGCTCGAAAATCTACGCAACGGTCGACTTGGAAAAGGCAAGAGTTGCAAGAACAAGAATGATCGAGACCGAAACAACCAACCCTCGTTGGTACGAGTCATTTCACATATATTGTGCGCATAATGTTTCAAACATTATATTCACCGTCAAAGACGACAACCCGGTGGGTGCAATTCTTATCGGCCGAGCTTACCTCCCGGTCGAGGAGGTCCTCAACGAGAACGATGTCGACCGGTGGCTCGAAATACTAGACGAAGATCATAAACCAATTCAAGGACGATCAAGAATTCACGTGACACTAAAATATGTTAGTGTGGAAAGAGATAGCCATTGGTCACAAGGGATTAAAAGTCCAACATTTGGTGGGATCCCATACACCTTTTTTAGGCAAAGAGAAGGTTGTGAAGTAACGTTGTACCCCGATGCACATATTTTCGATGACAAAATAACTACGTACTTGGTCTCCGCAGGGTATTACTGGCCCCAAAGATGTTGGGAGGATATATTCGACGCGATTAGTAACGCGCAACATTTAATTTATATAACCGGGTGGTCAGTTTACACGAAGATAGTGTTAATTCGCGACCCGAGAAGGCCAAAGCCGGGAGGAAACTTGACGTTGGGTGAGTTATTGAAACGGAAAGCTGAAGATGGCGTGAACGTGTTAATGCTTGTTTGGGACGATAGAACTTCGGTCGAGGCGCTAAAGAAGGACGGGTTGATGGCTACACATGATCAAGAAACCGGGGATTATTTTCGTGGGACGAAAGTTCATTGTGTGTTATGCCCTCGTGATCCCGACGATAAAGAGAGTTATGTTCAAGGGGTTCAAGTTGCTACAATGTTTACTCATCATCAGAAAACGATCGTGGTAGATAGCGACAACCCGGGAGATCAGTCCGGATTGAGGCGGATTGTCGGGTTTGTTGGCGGTATTGATCTTTGTGACGGTCGGTATGACACGCGTGACCATTCTTTGTTTCGGACTTTAAAAGACGTTCACCATGATGACTTTCATCAACCTAACTTCACCGGGGCCGCAATCTCAAAAGGCGGGCCGAGAGAGCCTTGGCACGACATACATTGTCGACTCGACGGCCCGATCGCGTGGGATGTTTTGTATAATTTCGAGCAAAGGTGGACTAAACAAGTGGGTAGCCAGTTTCTTTTCACGTTGCCCGAGCTTGACAAATTCATAACTCACCCCGCCCCACATGCTACGTCGAACGACAACACATGGAATGTCCAACTGTTTCGGTCAATCGATGGGGGCGCAGTGTCGGGCTTTCCCGAAAAGCCGGAAGAAGCACTTATGTCCGGCCTCGTTACTGGAAAAAACAACGTGATTGATCGTAGCATTCAAGATGCGTATATTAACGCCATACGCCGCGCAAAAAACTTCATCTACATAGAAAACCAATACTTTGTAGGGAGCTCGTACGATTGGAAAACATCCAACGAATTCAAAATAGAGGATATTGCGGCTTTAAATCTCATACCAAAAGAACTTTCACTCAAAATTGTGAGTAAGATCATGGCGAATGAAAGGTTCGCCGTATACATAGTCATCCCAATGTGGCCTGAAGGGATCCCAGAAAGTGGATCCGTGCAAGCCATTTTGGATTGGCAAAGGCGAACAATGGAAATGATGTATAAAGACGTTGCTTCCGCGATTCGTGCCAAAGGGCTTGAAGCAGACCCTAGAGACTACTTGTCATTCTTTTGCCTTGGCAACCGCGAAGTCAAAAAACCCGGTGAATATGAGCCACCGGAGAAACCCGAACCGGATTCGGATTATAGTAGAGCACAGGAATCACGACGCTTCATGATTTATGTCCACGCGAAAATGATGATCG TTGATGACGAGTACATAATTATCGGGTCAGCTAACATCAATCAAAGATCAATGGACGGGGCGAGGGACACTGAGATCGCGATTGGTGGCTACCAACCAAACCACATTGTAGATCAATGGCCGGCTCGAGGTGTAATTTATGGGCTCCGGGTAGCGTTGTGGTTAGAGCATCTTGATGAGATAAATGAGTTTTATTTGCATCCAGAGAGCCTAGACAGCATTCGGAAGGTAAATGCCATTGCGGATAGGAACTGGAATTTGTATACGAACCCCACATTCGATGAAGATCTTCCTGGTCATTTGCTACGCTATCCGGTGGCTATCTCGGATGTTGGAGACGTTACGGCTTTGCCGGGATTTGAGTTCTTCCCGGACACCAAAGCACGTGTTCTTGGGACAAGATCCGTGCATCTTCCTCCTATTCTCACCACTTGA